GGTGTCAAGGATTTTAATTTCCTTGTAGGACACCTATTAAGTATGTAGGTAGCTGTAGAAACAGCTTCTCCCCATAGATTGCCTGGTAAACCCTTACTCTTTAACATGCTTCTAACCATATTAGCAATGGTTCTATTTCTCCTCTCAGCTACACCATTGTGCTGAGGGGTGTATGGTGCTATTACCTCATGATAAATGCCAGCTTCCTCACAAAACTGCTTCATCTCATTTGAGACatattcaccaccaccatcagttCTCAAAGTCTTGATACActtctcactttgcttttcaaCTAGGACTTTGAATCTCTTGAATACTGAAAACACTTCTGACTTCTTCTCAAGTAGATATGTCCACATCATTCTTGTATGATCATCAATAAAGGAAACAAAATACATGTTCCCTCCTGATGACTTAACCTCAAATGGGCCACACACATCAGAATATACAACATCTAGTGCTACTCTAGATTCAACTGGCCTGCTTTTAGCAAATGAGTTTCTCGGCTGCTTGCTTAACAAGCAATCTTCACAGACTTGACCTGAAGGTTTAATCAGAGGCAAACCCTTCACCATTTCTTCATGACAAAGTTTATGTAACCCTTTGAAATGAAGATGACCATATCTAAGATGCCATAACCTGTCAACTTCATCAATTTTTGCAGACAAACACTGAGACCCACTGGTATCTAAGTCCACTCTAAATGTCTTATTTATGGACAACACAGATTGCAGAATCAACCTATGTTTAGGATCATACACTAGCAGCTTCTTCCCTCTTGTCTTCATAGAGTAACCTTTCTCTATCAATTGTCCTAGACTGATTAGATTATGTCTAACACTAGGCACATACAAGTATACAACACATCAGGGATACAAGCATTGCTACCATCCTTCTTTTTGATAGGTATCCTACCAATACCAGCAGCATTAATTGTGCTATTATCTGCAAATCTAACATTGCTTCTCCTATTCTCATCAAGATCCAAAAACCATGCTTTGTGGCCTGACATATGAGAAGAGCAACCTGAATCTAAATACCAGGTTTTCTCATCATGTCTATAGGAGCTAACAACAGAATTAATCACCTCATTTTCATGATTTCTACTCAGTTCATCAGCACAATCTATACTAGCATCATCAAGAACAACAAAGAGTACTTGTTCCTCATCagagtcatcatcatcatgagcAGAATATGCATGATCTTCACCATGCTGCTTGTTGCCCTTCTTTTTGTTCTTGCACTCAAAGGCATAATGGCCATACTTCTTGCAAGCATAACACTGAACACTTTGTTTCTTTCCCTTGCCTTTCTTCCATCTGTCTTTGTCATACCCTTTCTCCTTAGATTATCCCTTCTTTTTGAAGTCACCATCATCCTCTTTGTTAGAGGATTTACCAGAATCCTTATTCTTCCAATTTTTCTCCTCGGAAGTCTTTGAGTAGTTACTCCACTTCTTCTTGCTGGTCCCACCATGAGCATACAAGGCTTGCTCAGTTTCTCTCTCAGACTCTCTCAGATTTAATCTCATTTCATGAGCCTCCAAAGAACCTTGAAGCTCCTCAACCTTCATAGTATCAAGATCCTTAGATTCCTCTATAGTAGTAACTATATGATCAAATCTTGTAGTCAAAGATCGAAGAACCTTTTCTACAAGCATTTGATCATTCATGGTCtctccattcttcttcatttgGTTTGTCAAGGTCTGAAGGCGAGTGAAAAACTTAGAAATCGTCTTTGATttctccatcttcagagcttcataCTGTCTTCTGAGAGTCTGCAACTtgaccttcttcaattttgccaCACCTTCGTAACTCTTGTTCAGAATATCCCACGCCTCCTTCGACGTTTTCACCGCTgcaattttctcaaaatttgCAGGGTTAACACACTGATGGATAATGAACAGAGACCGCATATCTTTCTTCTTTAACTCTTTATGAGCAGCGCTTTGCTCCGCCGTGTGTTCCGCCGGTAGAGCATCATACCCAGAAGTCACCATCTCCAGAACATCTTGGAACCCGAAGATCACGAGCATCTGGGTATTCCAACGTTCCCAATCACTCTTGCCGTCAAGAACCGGCAACGAAGCTGGAAAATTGCTGTTCGTTCCAGCCATCACCTTGAAAGAAGCGTCCACTTTCACCGGAGCTTCCAACGGAGCAAGCACCTCCGTTGTGACtgcctcacactccgccgtagATCGTCGTGCACTGGTGGTGGCTCACGTCTCCGGTCGCCGGATCGTCAAGCTCTGGTTACCACTGTtgaattcaatcactgaattcCTAACTCaatcacacacacacaacatTCAATGCTAGGGCTCACAATCAAtacagaaagagagagagaggaagaaaAAGCATTAACTACACTAATCACACAGAATTAGATGAGGGAATTCTCTTTATTATGATTCAGTAATCATTATCACAATGATTACTGCTTTTATAGCCTTTATTACATGAAGGACTAAAGTCATACAAGTTATCCTCATCAAGGACTAAACTACAAACAGTATGTAAGATAAAGGACTAGTTCTGAATTAACCACACTACAACAAATTTAAACAAAAAGTTTGAAAAAACCATTTGTTTTTGAAATGGATACGGAAGAAATAGCAGATGtaaatttttttggtttttttaataatatgaaaaaattaccaaaaagGAGGAAAAATCATATTTATCACAACTGGGACGCGGCTGGGGGGGGGGTTGATTCGCGTCACCCAATACGAATTTCTTAATGAATTTGCATCACTCGAAGCGGATTCAATGAGGTGGCAGTGGTAAGACAAAAATCTTACAAGGAATATGTGCATTCCCTAGGTGGTCAGAAGACATGGAATTTGCCTCACCTGACTTGAATTCCTATTGCACAATGAATTCGCCTCGGTCAACGCGAAGCCAGAGTCTATCCCCCTGTCTGCCCATCAGGTCACGCATGCTGCAGATTTTACGTGATCCCACACGAAAAGCATGTCTCCATCGTCTCATCATGTCAGCTTTATCTTATTTGAATTCGCTTGATTCAGATGAATCCCATAAGTTCTTGACCACCTAGACAATGCACATATTCCCTAGAAGATTCATGTTTGATTCTACTACCATCTCATTAAATTTGCTTTGCTTAACGCTAAAACATTAAGAAATCTGAATGAGGTAACGTAAATCCACTCCAAAATCACTTCATTGTGGTAAATATGGTTTTCTTCccttttggtaatttttttttcgcgttattaaaaaaaaactatatacaCGATTTTGCAAAGGAAGATCTTTTATTCCATGAGGGATCTTTGAATAAAAAAGAGCAGTGTTGAAAGTCTATAATGGGCCCGCTTCTTGTTTGAATAGTTCATGTTTTATGCGTATAGGCCAGGGAGAAATATAATGGTTTCGAGAATGGGTCATGACTAAAAGAAGGTTTCGAGAATAAAAAATTTTGAAGATTAGTGTCTTTATGGGCCATCAGCAGAAGACGACCAGTATGACAATACcagaataaagaaaaaatatatttgaccaaaaaaaataaaataaaaaaataaaaagtatccAGATGTATATGTATAAAAGTAATATTTATGTATGTCTTTACCAACTGATTTAAAGGCACGAAACAGAGCTTTTTATCATGCTGTGGTGGAATGGTTTGGTGAGCCATTAGCTTGCTTGCGTGACTCATGCTAAGAAAGAACAATGGATCTTATTGGTCTGTTATGTAATTCTCTGTAATGTTTATTTTGAGTTCTTTCTAATGTTTACAAAGGTTGGGGTACTCCTTGTACCTCCATTAATgtcattgcttataaaaaaaataattgatttaaaGATTTTAATAGATTTTTTTAGCGCAGAGTATTCACCGCCGACAACAGTGATTAATTTTTCATGCTAGAGCTCACACTAAACGGTAAACGCCGAACACGATATTATGATATGTATGATAATATATAACAATAGACACTGCGCTCTATGAGATTGCAGCTCGGATTGCAGCTAGAAGGCTTAGCTTGTTCTGTTTGGCGGGTTTTGCGGGCTTTGTTATCTCTATTGGGCTGTCTATAGGTGACTTTGTATAGGTGTTCGAGGCTGGTCATTGGGTTCTTATGGGCTGATTGGTTTTATGTGGGATTGGTCCCTTTGAGGTTTTTGTTAGCGTGTTTTTTTGTTAGGTTTGTTTCGGACTTTTGATCCCCTTTGAGGAGGGTGATTTTCATGACTATTTCTTCATCAATATATTCTCAACCATTTCggtttcgaaaaaaaatatatatatatatatagcagtAGACTTGTGGATATTTCATGTTTCAATTCAAGTGTGAGAAgatattatattttttgataCACTCATTCTGACTTTATTATCGCAAAAAAATATACTGACTTTTTTTACATCTAATTttcattaactttttttttcatttctcccttcttttcatattttatcatatagttttttttttaatatttcttgtacatcaaaaaaataaattgcattcTTTAGGGATTAACCTGGACCTCACCTACTGAACCACATGTCCCATAATtattaccacttgagctatcattcagtgacttttttaatatttcttacTCTTCTTCTATTTTTGTGTGCGATGGAATTTGagtgtaaaataaataataccaaatataatatattttaagtTTTACAAGAATTGTTCCTtgacactttttttttaacaaaaaaaaaattaatgtacaCTAAAATAGTATCGAAAATGAGAGGGTTTAGTACCTTTCATTATTTACACTATTAAGGATttctaaatttaaattatttttttcaaaaatcgtgTAAATCAAAGCAAAAGTTTAGAGAGTTTTTATAACCTATGTAATTTGTGATGATTTTTAACCGTTCTTGTGTGTAGTGTCTAACTATTTTAGATGTACATGAATTAGCATTACTTTTCAAATATGACAATATTTCCTTTTGGTGGTGATTACATTATCTGACTTTATTCCAAGAAAAGGTTTTAAAGATAATTGAGAACAAACTTTACAATAAGCATTAGATCCTATTCCCAGATATCTTCATATCTACACAAATGCGAGCATAACATTCTTGGTTCCTCTTTGGAACAATTTATATACATAGCCCCGGAGACGCAGTAGCAGTAGACAAATACAAAGTACCACACCACTTTCTAAGCTTGAACACTAACGATCATATGGCTCAAGTGGGTTCTCTCTCTGCTGAACTTGAGACACTGAATCATGTTTTGTCACTAATGGAAGCATTCAGAGCATTCGACGCGGACAACGACGGCCGCATCAGAGGCGGAGCTAGGTGGAATCATGGGGTCCCTCGGGTACAACGCGAGTCAGCAAGAAGTGAGGGCAATGATGCAACAAGGGGACAAGAACAAGGATGGGCTACTATGTGTTAACGAGTTCTTGGAGCTGAACACGAAGCATTTGGAGACTGGGAATCTTGCAAGTGTCCTCAGCGCAGCATTTGAAGCGTTGGATGAAGATGGGAACGAGATTCTGACAGGTGAAGAGCTGCATGAGGTGATAGAAAATTTGGGTCTTGGATTGTCACTAGAGAAGTGTCAAAATATTGTGGGTTCGCTTGATGTGGATGGAGATGGAGCTGTGAGCTTGGATGAATTCCGACTCATAGTTGAATCCCTCCTCTAATTAAGATATATGTTTAGCTATAGACGAATAAGGTGTATGATCAATAATCATGTACTTTATAAGCTAATAGAAATATATTTTGTGATCAAGTAATAAGCACATGTGGCGTACAAGCTTAGCTGACCCCAGATATACAGGGAAACATTAATCCAACCAAATGTGATTAAGCAAAATGACTGGAAACCCAGATATGGAAATCTTGGATTCAATTCAAACCTTCTCTATCTCATCATTCAATCCCAAAAAATGTACATAACTTGTATCTAGCTATACTTTATCT
This is a stretch of genomic DNA from Lotus japonicus ecotype B-129 chromosome 1, LjGifu_v1.2. It encodes these proteins:
- the LOC130734288 gene encoding LOW QUALITY PROTEIN: probable calcium-binding protein CML29 (The sequence of the model RefSeq protein was modified relative to this genomic sequence to represent the inferred CDS: inserted 2 bases in 1 codon); translated protein: MAQVGSLSAELETLNHVLSLMEAFRAFDADNDGRIXEAELGGIMGSLGYNASQQEVRAMMQQGDKNKDGLLCVNEFLELNTKHLETGNLASVLSAAFEALDEDGNEILTGEELHEVIENLGLGLSLEKCQNIVGSLDVDGDGAVSLDEFRLIVESLL